In Plasmodium chabaudi chabaudi strain AS genome assembly, chromosome: 10, a single genomic region encodes these proteins:
- a CDS encoding U4/U6 small nuclear ribonucleoprotein PRP31, putative, translating into MATLADTLLKDLEDLEEEEEDDFNNNNDGIKKINFEEQYAEDDDYEEIVDAIEEFLNDKKKKCERKISELLYDDDFLKTMDHIKNYIIEEEAEKLKNEEGTKETEEDEDENENNIKRKKAKHSHEDENSLNDNSQNDEEVLIEKCIELIIKIDTEILNIHKYLKDIYSTKFPELDSIVYTPLEYISVVSRIKNESDIKNIDFSDILPNTTVMAIVVASSMTTGIKLPDHLLKSCMSFCDEALELNENRQKILIYLENKMFLLAPNLTMLLGSALTARLISCVGSLKNLSVTSSQNLIVVGNSKKSTLGLSNVNKTFGVGILSTSEIVQSVPDAYKKKAISLLAGKCSLASRIDYFKKYKEGQYGLLLREYVINHLIKLQEPPPMKQKKILPIPDEKKGRKRGGKRYRKLKEKTEITELRKQINRLPFGPDTNEDFYTFTDQNTALLNSNITKLKYQTKQKTNIPKKKLASAQSSGATGGLSSSLIFTPLHGIELFNPSINKTTSDVRENKYFSSLSQFRKV; encoded by the exons atg GCAACACTGGCAGATACTCTCTTGAAAGATCTTGAGGATttagaagaagaagaagaagacgattttaacaataataatgatggaataaaaaaaataaattttgaagAACAATATGCGGAAGACGATGATTACGAAGAAATTGTTGATGCCATTGAAGAATTTTTAaacgataaaaaaaaaaaatgtgaacGTAAAATCTCAGAATTGCTTTATGATGACGATTTTCTAAAAACAATGgatcatattaaaaattatattattgaaGAAGAAGCtgaaaagttaaaaaacGAAGAGGGAACAAAGGAGACCGAAGAAGATGAAGacgaaaatgaaaataatataaaacgGAAAAAAGCAAAACACAGTCATGAGGATGAAAATTCATTGAATGATAATAGCcaaaatgatgaagaagTATTGATAGAGAAATGCATTGagttaattataaaaatagatacagaaatattaaatatacataaatatttgaaagACATATATTCAACCAAATTTCCAGAATTAGATTCAATTGTATATACACCATTAGAATATATAAGTGTGGTAAGTaggataaaaaatgaaagtgatataaaaaatattgatttTTCGGATATCCTTCCCAATACTACTGTTATGGCAATTGTCGTTGCATCAAGTATGACAACGGGAATCAAATTACCGGATCATTTATTGAAAAGTTGTATGTCTTTTTGTGATGAAGCATTAGagttaaatgaaaataggCAAAAGatattgatttatttagaaaataaaatgtttttattagcCCCTAATTTAACTATGTTATTAGGTAGTGCATTAACAGCTAGATTAATTAGCTGTGTTGGgtcattaaaaaatttatctgTTACATCATCTCAAAATCTTATAGTTGTTGGTAATTCGAAAAAATCAACACTTGGACTTAGTAATGTTAACAAAACTTTTGGTGTAGGAATTTTAAGTACATCTGAAATTGTCCAAAGTGTTCCagatgcatataaaaaaaaagcaataAGTTTATTGGCAGGCAAGTGTAGTTTAGCCTCAAGAATcgattattttaaaaagtataaagaAGGGCAATATGGATTATTATTACGTGAGTATGTTATAAAccatttgataaaattacAAGAACCCCCTCCTAtgaagcaaaaaaaaattttaccTATTcctgatgaaaaaaaaggaagaaaACGAGGAGGAAAAAGatatagaaaattaaaagaaaaaacagAAATAACAGAATTAAGAAAGCAAATTAATAGATTACCATTTGGCCCCGATACTAACGAAGACTTTTACACATTTACAGATCAAAATACTGCTTTATtaaattcaaatattacaaaattaaaatatcaaacaaaacaaaaaacaaatattccAAAGAAAAAACTGGCATCTGCACAATCTAGTGGTGCAACTGGAGGATTGTCTTcgtctttaatttttacacCATTACATGGAATAGAGTTATTTAATCCATCGATTAATAAAACAACAAGTGATGTtagagaaaataaatatttttcaagcCTTTCTCAGTTTCGTAAGGTTTGA